atgggggcgtcagccccacctcgaacagaggcatcctcgtccgagtcgcctagatctccgaacttactttgggggcgttccatcatgcgttgcattctttcggagacgcgctcctgctcagcaagcttggccgtagtggccaccagttcttcggctacttggaccagttctgggtccttctcatagtagcaaccgtccttgtaataaccgtcttggacatactcttcttcgtcttctaagtatgttgtatcttcggtactgacctgatcctggcgggatgtcgggtcttcaccttggtagtctaagggttcgctttgcaccacatcttccatcacggtatcggggttgaccgtagcatttttgtcaacagcggattttctcgtagtcaccatctctttagtacgaagtgaatacaaaaaacgtacacagaaaaagagccgactaacaacttcctacagctctcaatgaaagcaccaaaatgtttaccgagtttttcggaaacgaataactaacagaataataaaaagataagaactgtagaaatgctgaaatgtaactaaacaaacagtgtttttacgtggttcaggcgttaacaagccctagtccacgagtcgatgttattatacttggaaaaggttacagtaagatggctggtgcacaagaacttcacacactcacaatgtttctctcgggttctcttgaagaagatgaagctagagagattttggtagagtttttgccaTGTGATCTGTTGGtcctccctcttcttgtaaaatgaaggggtctttatagctagggtttcggattagggtttttctctacgtacatgagtcttaattacaccagccataaataggggatacaattactgtagtcgcatggctacaagactctatgtgggtatatttacgtgaaagtatggggaacacacaaagtcagccgtcttttccaagttgtcagcggaacagtaggcaaaaaggtacccttaggcgtgctgggatgtgtgcggctttgacctgacgggcgtgtcaggcgggatcctgtgtcagacggatatcattccaaatatgccttctcccggactcgaccgttcggttttgttctgtgcgaggcacggaactgtttccgcggagaccactcgaagagcctctcctggaaggggcctccccgaggggtatccttcgggagtccgggagagtcgacgagtttccgtgttgtgcttgcttggaagagtaatccggatactaaacaggagaggcgaagcctttctgtccatccgcgagctctggtcaccctccgtgaaagacatcgataattctgcttccccgaggtcatcaatctaaacgctatccggaaatctggataacatctattatttgttcttctttgttgctaTTCTTTATGCACTGTATTGGCTGTGTTATGCAGGTcctaatccccccccccccccccaaaaaaaaaaaactggtaTCAAAGCTAGGTTAGAGTGGCTGCATTCTTCACCATCTTCGATTGTGATTTTCTCCAAGAAAGATCAAGAACTTCAAAGTACTTTCGCAATTGAGAATTTGTTCGCTGGCCAGGAGCAATTATCTTCAATATGTTGACTTCCAAGTTTGAGGTGGAGAAATTTGATGGCAAGAATGATTTTAGTCTATGGCGTGCAAAGATGATGGCTCATATGAGTAATCTTGGATGTGAAGAAGCCCTACAAGAAGAAAGTAAGATGGCTAAGTTGGAAAACAAGGCAGAGGTGCTGAAAAAGGCAAAGAACACAATCATTCTGAGTTTGAATGATCAAGTTTTGAGGAAAGTAATCAAAGAAGAAACAACTCATGATATGTGGAAGAAGTTAGAACAGTTGTACATGTCCAAGGCATTACCAAATTAAATCTATCTCAAACAAAAGATTCTATGGATTCAAGATGGAGGAATCCAAGTCTATTGATGATAATATAGACGACTTCACCAAGCTAGTTTCAGATTTGGAGTCAATTGAAgtaaagattgaagaagaggatcAAGCAATCTTTCTATTGAACTCACTCCCAAAGGCCTATGATAATTTGAGGGGCACTTTGAAGTATGGTAAAGATACATTGTCACTGCAAGAAGTGATTGGTGCTGCATACTCAAAGGAATTAGATCTGAAAGCTAATGTTAAGGTGTCAAGATCTCAAGCCGAAGGTCTAAATGTGTGAGAGGAAGATCTGAAAGAAAAGATGGCAACAACCATAGAAATGGAAAAAGCAGAGGGAGATCAAGATCCAAGTCAAAACCAAGGAGAATTTGCTGGATTTGTAACCAAGAAGGTCACTTCAGACGAAACTGTCCACAGAGAAGAAATGAAGGACAAAAGCAAGACAACAAAGATGAAGCTCATGTCACAGGTGGATCTATTTTCTTAGAACTAAGGATGAGGCTTTAGGAAGGTTTAGAGAATGGAAAATTATGGTAAAAAATCAAACCATGAAGAAAGTTAAGAAACTTAGAACTGACAATGGTTTAGAATTCTGTAATGCTGAGTTTGATTCTTATTGCATTGAAAATGGCATTGTTAGGCACCATACAGTTAGGAACACCCCTTAGCAAAATGGTCTTGCTGAGAGAATGAACAGAACAATCATGAATAAGGTTAGATGCATGCTAGCTGATTCAGGTTTGCCAAAAACATTTTGGGCAGAGGCAGCTGCTACTGCTTGCTAACTCATTAATAGGTCACCTTCATCTGCATTAGATTGTAAGATTCCTGAACATGTTTGGTTTGGTCATAAACCAAGTTACAATTACCTAAAACCTTTTGGTTGTATAGGTTATGTTCATATTAGTCAGGGGAAGTTGAATCCTAGGTCTATGAAGGGTGTGTTTCTTGGTTATCGAAGTGGTGTCAAGGGTTATAAACTTTGGTTAATAGATGAGAAAAAATGCATTATCAGTCGTGATGTTATATTCAATGAGCACTGCTTTTATAAAACTAACATGAAATTTAGTGATCAAGCCAGCTCTAAACAAGTTGAGCAGAAAGATACTATGCAGATTGAATTGAGTGAAACATCTCAGAATGAGAATCAAGGTGGAGTTCAGGATAGTGAACTTGGAGAAGCATCTGGAAGTGATGCAGATGGCACTGAAGCTGATGGCAAGATACTCAAGCTTCAGATTATCTCTTGGCTAGAGATAGAGCAAGGAGATAGATCAGACCTCCTGAGAGATTTGCATATGCTGATATTACTACTTTTGCCCTTAGTGTAGCTGATTTACTAGAGCTACATGAGCCTATTTGCTACAAGGAAGCCAAGAATAGTGCTGAATGGAGTAAATGGAATAAGGCTATGAAAGAAGAGATGGAGTCTTTATCCATGAATGAGACAAGGATTCTGGTGGATAAACCTAAGAACAAAAGAgtaatagggtgcaaatgggtttACAAGAGAAAACCAGGGATTGAAGGAGTTGAGCTACCTCGATTCAAGGCAAGGTTGGTGGCAAAAGGCTTTTCTCAAGTTGAAGGGATAGACTATCATGAAGTGTTTTCTCCTGTTGTCAAACACACTTCTATAAGAATTATATTGGTTATCACTGCAATTAAGAATTTAGAATTGGATCAACTTGATGTGAAGACAGCATTTCTTCATGGTAATCTTGATGAAGAAATACACATGCAACAACCTGAAGGATTCATACAGCCAGGGATGGAAGAGAAGGTGTGCTTGCTGAAGAAATctctatatggtttgaaacagtcACCAAGACAATGGTACTTCAAATTTGATGATTTTATGCTAAGACAGAAATTTCAAAGATCAAAGTTTGATAGTTTTGTTTACTTCAAAGTTCTTGAAGATGGAAGCTACATCTACTTGTTaatctatgtggatgacatgcttatagcATGTAAACACAGATCTGAAATGGAAAGGCTCAAGGAAATGCTAAGTCAAGAATTTGATATGAAGCATTTGGGGGCAGCTGTCAAGATTTTGAGAATAGAGATATCTAGAGACAAAAATAAGGGCATGTTGAGATTGTCTCAAGAATGATATGTCAAGAAGGTAGTGGGAATGTTTGTCAAAAGGAAGCCAGATCTGTCAACACTCCCATTGGAGCCCACTTCAAGCTCAAGTCTCttacagaagaagaagaagcgtcttttgaagaagaaaagatgaagggagttCCTTATGCTAATGCTGTTGGTAGCATTATGTATGATATGGTATCAACAAGACCTGATTTAGCATATGGAATTATTTTGGTTAGTAGGTGTATGAGCAAACCAAGCTTGGAACAATGGCAAGTTGTGAAATGGTTACTATGGTACATGAAGGGCACTGCAAACCTACAGATTTTGTACACAAAGTCAGACCAGAATGAATGTGAAGTTATGGGGTATTGTGACTCAGATTTTGCTGGAGATTGTGATAAAAAAAGATCTTTATCTGGGTATGTTTTCACTGTTGGAGGGAATGTTGTAAGCTGGAATTCTAATTTACAACATGTTGTGGCTCTCTCTTCGACTGAAGCATAATACATAGCTCTCACAGAAGCTGTTAAAGAAGCTCTTTGGTTAAAAGGGATGATGAGTGAGTTGGGATTTAGACAAGATCATGTGATTGTACATTGTGATTCACAAAGTGCAATACATTTGTCTAAGAATACTGTGTTTCATGAAAGAACGAAACACATAGATGTTAAACTCCATTTTCTCAGTGATATTGTCTCAAAACAACTTGTCAAGATTGTGAAGATATCCACTAAGATCAACCCAGCTGATATGATGACTAAGGTCATACCCGTGAGCAAGTTCACTTCGGCCTTGAACTTGCTTGGCATCAAGATGGGAATCCCTTAGAGCTAAAGCTAAGGAAGCATTGTCTAATCCACTGAACCCTGTTTCGGAATAAGAAGTCAAGGTGGAGAATTGTGAAGATTATGACTTCTTTCCTCAACCAATCAAAAGATTAGCAAAACGACAGTTCACAGTAGTCTGCAGTTTTCAGTTACATCTTCATTTTCTCTAGTTGCATCTGCGTGGACACCAGTAAGTTGTAACAAACTAACTACTTGTTGTTAGTTACAGTTAGTTTCTGTTTGTCTCTTTAGTTCTTGTATCTCGAccctatatatagttttaggcctGATCAACCTAAGTGAATTCAATTTCTGAGAGTTTTGGCTGAGAGCAAGAACTGTGTTGTAATACTCAAGTGAGAGAGTGTTTCAAGAGAAGTTGAATGGGTgttgttgtaatcttgagagTTGGAGGGTGTAATCTAGTTTCAGATATAGTGGATTTTACTTAGGCATTGCTGCCTAGCCTTGGATGTAGGATCAACCAAACAGGTTGTATCTGAAGCAAGTATTCTTGGTGTTCCTTCTTTTGTCTTTTACTTTTGATTTGTTTAATTGTCTATtatttgttcttctttgttgctaTTCTTTGTGCACTGTATTGGCTGTGTTGTGCAGGTCCTAATCCCCCCCAACATCTCCATTCAAGAAAGTTGTGATGACATCCATTTGTTCAAGCTCTAAGTTGTATTGAGCCACTATATAAAGCATAATCTTGATTGTCTTGTATTTGATTATTCGGGAGAAAATTTCACTGCAGTTTATGCCCTCGCATTGAGTAAATCATTTTGTTGCGAGTCTCGCTTTATATATAACTAGTTCACCTATTTTTATTCCCTCCTTGAACTTGTACAACCatttaaattcaatatttttttccTACTTGTCGTGGAACCAATTTCCATGTcttgtttttattcaataaattaaTCTCTTCATCCATAGCTCTTTTCTACTTCTTTGCATCCATGCTTGTCATAGCTTCTATGTAGGATTCTGGTTCCTTCTTTCCTACATCCACAGCAGTTATGAAAGTATAAGCTAACATTTTAGCAAGGGCATTGAAACCATACATCTATGTTGGTTTAGGTTGCCTCTTATCTCTGTCACGAATCAATTGATAGTTGGTCAGGTCCTCTCTTTCATTTTCCTAGTCAGGTTCTTGATTGGTTTTATTTATAAGCTTGTCTAGTTCTTCTTCAGTACAAGGTTCCACTTGGTTCATAATAACTTGTATTGGTATACTTGAAAAACCTACAATGTTAGATAAAttattctctccattttcaatgTTAGTAGCATTCAAACAAAGAAACTCATTTTCAATAAAAATAAGATCATGACTAATAAAGGTTTAAAACAAGTTTCATCTTTCAACCAAAACCTTAGCCTTTAACTCCTTGAGGATAACCTTGAAACTCACATTTTActaatctagattgtaatttgcCTATATTTTGGTGTGCATATGCAATGCAACCAAAAATTCTAAGGTGTGACAAATTATGTTGTTTATTTGACCACATATACTCAAGTGTTTTTCATTCTGTTGCACTTAAGAGACTTCTATTTACCAAATAAGTTGTTGTCATTAGAGCCACTCCCCCAAATTTCTTTGCCAAACCAGAATTCAGGAGTAGGCATCTAACCTTGTCTAATAGGGTGTGATTCATTTTTCAGCAAGTTCGCTTTGAGGAGGAGTTAGCCTTACAGTTCTATGCCTAAGTATGCCTGAGTTTCTATAGAATTCATTAAAGTCTTCATTACAAAATTCAAGACCATTATCTGTCCTAAGTGTTTTTACCTTCATTTCAATTTGGATTGTTTCCAAGTTTTGAATTTATCTAGAGCCCCATTCCTATTTTTCAGTAAAAAACTCCACACCTTCCTATAATAGTCATCAATAATAGAAAGAATATATATATTACCTTAATGTGTAGGTGTCTTTTCGGGCCCCATAGATTTGAGTGGATGTATTCCAATATCTTCTTTGAAGTGTGACTTCCAGCTTTAAAACTTTGTCTATGTTGTTTGCCTAATGTGCAGTTTTCACAAAATTCAACTTTGTTGATTTTGGCTGTCCCAACAACCTTGATCATAGAATAGCTTCATAACTTTTTCACTAATATAACTCATTCTTCTATGCCAAAGGACAACATTATCATCTTTAATATTTGACACAATTTCCAAATCTCCAATCACATTTTCAACAATCATATGATAGAGCCCATTTTGTTTCTTGCCTTTAATCACAACTAAAGAACCTTTGCAAATCTTGATAGTTCCATTTTCAATCTTGCTAGTATATCCCGTGTCATCAAAAGttccaaaaaattatatttttagacaAGTTAGACACACCTTACATTCTTCAAGGTTCGAATTGTTCCATCAAACATCTTGATTGTTACACTTCCATTTACTTCAATCACATAGAGATTGTTATTTCCCATCATGACCTGTCCACCTTCAATTTTCTTGAAGTCTCTTAACCATTCCTTTTTTTAATGTCATATGGAAGGTACATCCTGATTCAAGTATCCAACTGTTTGTGGACGCATCTGCTACAACTAACAAGACTTCTCCATAATAATTTCCTTCTCCATAGTTTGCAGATTCTTATTTTTCATAAGAATCACTTTGACCTCAAAAGATAAAAGGGTGTGTCTAAGAATACCATCCAATTATTAGAAAAATAACATTGTCCCAATATGGTCTTCATATAATACCATTAACATATACATAATATTGTTATCAAACGAACACGTGATAGATTTATACTTGTCCACATATATTTTTCCAACAATCTAAACACTAAACTCTTGAAGAGGAGTTCAACATGGATGTGGGCTCATTTTATGAGCTGAACAACAATTATTTTTTTCTTGTGTTCTTATGCATTAATTTTTCATTTGATTTTCTATTTTCTGCTATGTATTGTTGTGGTTGTTGGTTTGTGTATTTTGTGCAGGTTTCTATGTGAAATTGGTGTAGGTGACTTGAATCCTTACTTGACATAGTTTGGTGGGCTCAAAACCAAATTCCCATGAGCTATTGACAAAGAATTTTCTAATAAGGAGCAAGAAATTCACTATTAATTGAATAggtgatagtttgattaatttctactattaaaacttgggaatcaatatacttatagttaatattaaacttatattttgtggattctattatcttaataatctttctcttacaacttgtttacaatccctatcttatttatttttattgctttaatatctttattattatcttttattttattttcttgatacaaaaatctcatcaatctattgagctaggttagaatttattaatttaggtttaaaatagttttcgtttttattttagacaactcctttgggttcgatctcgtgcttacacgaacactatatttcatatacgattcgtgcgcttgcaagttataaatatttaaaacatacccgttttgggtccatcaagtttttggcgccgttgtcagggagttgcaagaaaggaaatgaaatttatctcaaggttaatgaattcttctactagttattttaatttttgcacttaaaaataaactatatatacaagaatataaaaaaaaaaattatatataaaaaaaaagataaaaagaaaacttgggacggttctaccacccatataaaaaaacttatttatatagttatagttattgtttttttaattgaCGACAATTGTGCCTCCTTTCTATCTTTtcaatttttatagttgacgacacttgtgcctcctatctatctttttaatttttatagttgatgacacttgtgcctcctaattttgttgtaattttatttcttttatatcgtTGTTAGTtaacggcacttgtgcctcctagcttttgtgttattattatttttattactaTTGTTATTTTGTGATAGTTGATGGCATTTGTGCCACCTAACATTTTATTTTATCATATTGTTATTAGTTGATGGTACTTGCGCCtcctaaattttgtttaatatcttaacattgtttttgttctcttaattattttatttttctttttaccttagttgtcatttaaaaaaaataattagtttgtcatttagtttttaccatatgaatcattttaattatagttggaattctgagtacaactattatgagcactcaaatttaaattatggagaaactaatgatatgcatgattacggTGAATCCTTTAATATCCCATTttcccccacctataatccaaatttttcatgaagtcatacccaatctccaatgaatcaagaacatgaattcaacatacctaatcaaagtcatgcccaattcgacctatcatatcccattcaacaagaaacgagtccatctttagaggataccctacaacaattcatgcaatcaacctaccaaatctgaCAAGTccagtctcagtcaatctcaaaattTGAGACAATAGCATAACAACTTGCAATTGTTATAGAGTCAGAAAAACAAGCtcatcccaaccaacccattcccaatccaaatagtcaagttgaaagtgaaaaagagaatgaagttgtcaAAGAACCTTTGGATAGCATCCAACTATTACTTGAAAC
The genomic region above belongs to Humulus lupulus chromosome 1, drHumLupu1.1, whole genome shotgun sequence and contains:
- the LOC133828599 gene encoding secreted RxLR effector protein 161-like, with amino-acid sequence MICQEGSGNVCQKEARSVNTPIGAHFKLKSLTEEEEASFEEEKMKGVPYANAVGSIMYDMVSTRPDLAYGIILVSRCMSKPSLEQWQVVKWLLWYMKGTANLQILYTKSDQNECEVMGYCDSDFAGDCDKKRSLSGYVFTVGGNVVSWNSNLQHVVALSSTEA